Sequence from the Amaranthus tricolor cultivar Red isolate AtriRed21 chromosome 1, ASM2621246v1, whole genome shotgun sequence genome:
aaaaaaaaataaaagaaagatgaaagaggaaaaagaacaaaaagcacacatgaaaattttatttgggGAATTACAAGGGAAGCTAAAGGGTTATTTAtcattagttttattatttacttgtgtataaattaaaattctaaaaaatagatattaattattcgagataatattttaaattatagattgaaaataaagtaaaaattaagagtaaattAAGAATATCGTCTATAATCAAATGAGGTATTACAAATAATGTTTATCACAAACGTGTTACAAGAAAGTATTTTACACTATTTGTAATCCCTTGAAGATGGCTTAAGAACTCTTCTAATCACCACAAGAACACAATGAAGATTTGTTTGCGACAACATATTcaagtcgctcggaaacttaATATTTGTAGGAGGCGTGAGTGCACTTTCTTGTTGTGATATTTCTCTCACACGATGCTTTAGATGAcgatgaaattcacaatgaaatACAACCTACACAACAATATTCTAGCACAAAGAATATTGCAAGAGTAAGACAAGTATTATAGTGGATTAATAACTTCGATTATATTgaaagttaattactctctcaagaCAATCTCATGtaaagaagaacaagaataagagaATATTTTTAAGAGAAATCAAGAAATTGCTCTGAGAATGGGATAGAATGTCCCTTGCATTCAGTATCAACCAATGCCTCTTTATGAAACAAGTGCGTTTCATCAAACAAAGCCTATGAACAAAAATAATGATTCACCAAAGCTTATCAATGAAACATGATGAGTGCTTCATTCAAAATTAGCCTCTAAATAGAAGCTAACAAACCATTAGTGATGATTGAAGTCAAGcaacatttacaaaataaatgaacAAAACCGCAAAAAACAGAACAACAGGCACATGACGAGTCGTTGCCCAAAGCGTCGAGTCGACGCTTCCCCAAAAGCCAAATCGACTTTTCATTCTGTCTTAATTTGAGATTCCAGAACACAAGCGACGACTCGTCATTTTCTTCTGTTTCTTGTTTTGGGTTTTATCAATTAGGCATCATTTTggaatttgcttttttttttttttttgcatattgTCTTACTAGTTACTActatactttatatatatatatatatatatatatatatatatatatatatatatatatatatatatatatatatatatatatatattgtaggtCTTATATACTGTAAATGTTCAACATGGGGAGTTGATATTGAATTGCAGGGAGTAATATTTTGTGTATAATTTACTTAAAGTATTGTATAGTATAATTTAAACTTAACAATAATTTGTAATGTCCTTATATGTCTTTTTACACTAATTAGCTTTCAACTATCAACTATATTTTACCAGACACTTTTTAATGATCTGCTAATAAAAACAGCTGGTTAAATTAGTTCATAAAATCGGTTTTCAGTTAATGAAATCAGTAGCTCTAATTGTCATTCTTCTTTGACCATACAACCACCTAACCGCCCTCTAAGATTACATCCTTTGGGATTCTTCTCTTTGAACAACGCCCTGCACCGAGTTGGTGGCTGGCTGGGCTTTCGGCATTGGTTAGTTGGTAATGGTTTGGAGTTACATGGCTGCTGCTGACCGCTGCCATAAGGTTGTACAGCTCAAAGACTTGGTTGTTTACCAAAAAGAACATGACAACAATAGAATTACACACTTATTAAATTGACATTGGAAAACTGACAGACTTTTCACATTAAAGTTGTACGTCAGTCTAATGATCAAGATCTTCAGTCATGCAAGTAATACGAAATAAGCCATCATCAATCCTTCACTTGGACTAAAGTGGTAATGATTATATTATGCCTTGGCGTTCCTTTGACAAAAGACTTTTACCCTTTCAAGACCTTCTTCGAGCACCGGTGGCTCAATGGCAAAGGTTATACGAAGCCAATTTTCCATTCCGACAGTTGAACCTATCCAAAAATTAGACAAATTATGGAACTCActttaaccattttaatactCCTTAAACACTATGTCAATCCCTCACTCTCTTATCCATGCTAGTTCAACTTTTCATCACAAAGACCATATTTgaattaactaaatattaatgtaAGTCCAAGAGAGAATACCTCGGCTTTTCATCATTTTACTAAGCAATAGATATAAGGTCGTAGCTGCATAACATTACTCTACTTAGAAATTTAATCTAAGCTTGATATTATCATAATCCAGCGTACCAGGCAGAATGATCACTTTCTCCTGATTAGCAAGCTTCATGCAGAAATCAGTATCATCTTGTATGCCATCCAACATAGAGATATTTAATTTAACCTACAATGAATTTGCCTAATTTGGTCAAAAAGGACAATAATTTTTGCTATAAAACACACATGAAACGAATGTTTTACTTACCATAAGAAACATGGAACCTTCTGGTTTATAAGGACATGTGATGTAAGGAATATCTGCAAGTTTATCAAAGACCATATCTGCATCTTGTTGCAGCACATTGATACATTTCGAAAAGAACTCTTTGTCTACCTTCTCTATAATTTCAGGTACTGCGGCCTGACAAACTTGTAATCCTCGTTATACTCAAGACCTTTTAAGCTCAGTTAGTTGTCACTAGCTAGCTAAGTACTGATGTTTTCTAACAAGCACTGGATATGCTATCAATGTTTTTAATCGTAAAAGGAAAAATATGAATGAttaattgttcctttttcaagAAACATTTTAAATAATACACAAAGGAATTTATGTGACAAGAAAAAGGTTTAGAGAAAAATGGAAGAGACAAACCTGAATGAATGTTGAAGGTTCAGAGCTAATGATGAGAAACGCTTTGATACGCTCTATAAACTTTCAGCAAAAAGGACaaacagaaaacaaaaacaagacTTTTTAGTAAGAGAGGAGGGTATTTACATCCTACAAGCCAACTAAGATGAAAGTCCCAATGTTCAGGAAAATCAAAATGGCATCTACCAATCTTACAAGattttttagttaaaaaaagtCCATAGCAAGCAACATACAACTTATAGTCTACTATGGAGTCTGGacgaataattaatttaaaactaaataagGCCCGCACTGCAGTTATCAAATCAGCAAAAATACCAAAAGCAATTTATTTTATGGATGATTTTGAGTCAAGAGTATACTTGCCCTGCAGGTTGCCGGCTTGCCGCTGTAAGAGGCTTCTAATTACTTAATCCATAGGGGataacaaataataaatgaaaaacatCACAACATTCCATCACCCCAATCCATTAATTTGCTCCCACCTTGCAAGGCTAGGGCTATGTTATTGGGACTCGAAAACTCATTTGCCACGGTACAATGTTCAAGTGTCAGACTCGactaataaatgaaaattttccatAATTTTGGTTCAAAATAAAGTGTCCATGCGTCCTACCTATGTCCGAATGTTCAGGTTCCGATATAGGTACTTCAAGTAAAACAAAGAGTGTGAGTAACATAGTCGTAAGGTTTactgtatgcaaccttaccctttTAATAAGACATAGTCCACTATAATGAAAAACCATCCAACtaaaaaagaggaaaaataaaagaaatcttaaaagtgattattctaggaaaatggTCATAATAACAAGGTTATTAATAGTTAAAAGTGTATATGGAGGGTTGTGTAAAACCCAAAATGACAAAATATATCCCCAAAGAGAGACTACGGGTATAGTAGTAGTTTACGGTGGtgagtgttagagtatataatacatCCTGGAGCCTTTACCATCAGCCTAAGCTTTAGCTTTTGGTTGAGACCTCAACATATGTTATATCATGAAATTATGGATTTTTTGTTGATATGAATGAAATTATGGATTTTGAAATAGAAAACTTCATTGTGAAAATTAAGAGGCAACaatcttataatcaaatcaattttaaaatttgttgttttaataGACGTGTACTTTAGCAGTTGTAATAGTGATGTaagtaatttttaagaaaactaAATTCAACAACATGATTGCCAGAAAGTTGgaaattatattctagtaaGAAAGCTCGGACTTGagcactaaaataaaatcaagttTGGGAGACTCTAACCTGAGATTTCTGTAAGACACCATTAGGATCAGTAGTGACTAGCCAACCAATGCGCCAGCCAGGTACAATCCACCTCTTTGATAAGGAACTGAGTGTAAGAACAGGCACTAATGATGCAAAAACTGCCATACGAACAAATGGATTGCGACCAAAAACGATATGTTCATAAACTTCATCAGCAATCACAAGTAATCCAAGTTTCCTTGCTGCTTTAGCCACCTAAGTAGAGTAAAACATAAAACCATCTCATTCCATTTAGCTACTACTAATCAAGCTTTATGTTGCTATTGAGTGGATCATAATTCACCTATGATAAATACTTGGAAGTAAGAGGCTTGTAGTCAGTAACAATATAGTAAtccctcctattcattttaGGTGTCCCAtatactttatgcactctatccaatgtaTTTATTCgatccttaatatatcgagttatgtataattaaaattataaaaagttgatactaataatctttacatcaaaacgaatcaaataagatcccacatgactatgttttaaattataaatagatgaatagtgtcccaaaagtaaatgggacacttaaggagaataggagggagtatgaatTTATTATGAGTCTCAGTTAAAGATCTATATTGTTGCACGTCTACCCCAAATAACCTTGCTTGTTTTTTCCCTGTAACTTTCATCGGTAGTCAAAAGTCCTCTCCAAAATAGCATTGAAAACGAGTATACTGAAAGTGGTTACTGAAATTtaacataaacaataacaaaacaTCCTACTGGCCACTGGGCACTGGCTACACGTTCAATCTACCTACAGGCTTACTCATTTTCCTGTTAAGTTTGCTGCATATAACTTGATTAATCATCAATCAAGCTCCACATTGATTATGCTCCATCATCATTAATCAAGCAAATTTTATCAGCATCTCTGTTCTCTATCAATCCTATCACACTCAAAGTCCATTCGTGCCTTCTGAAATTCACAATGGCTATCTCAGTGATCATCACCTACAGCTACAAGACCTCCCCTAAACTTCCCAAGACTTATTTTACTGATTATCTCACtgattactaattttttttaggagaattaaaaaggaactAAACAAAATGATAAACATACAAATATTATATGAATTATCACTGGATCAGTCATATAAAAGTAAATTCAACCATGAACAAAAATGCTTACATTTTGCAAATGTTGGTAACTGTAGACACTTCCAGTAGGATTACCAGGGTTAATAACAACAACAGCCACAGTATTATCATCAGCTAAATCTTGGACTGAGCCGATATCAATCTCCCAGTTTCTTTCTTGAAGAAGATTATAATGGCGGACTTGAAGGCCATAAAAATCAGCAATAGCATCATACAAAGCAAAAGTTGGCTTTGGCAGTAAAATATTGGAATTAGGTATAAAAGCAATAGCAGAAATTGCAGCCTGTATTGCATGTTTACAGCCAGACGTCAAGTAAACATCATCTGCTGATACTTTGTAAGGAACATCCTTCGATACGTAATTTGCTACTGCCCTGCATCAAATCAATTGATTTGGTGAATCACAAATAGAAATTGAATTGACGAAAACAGAAATTATAGAAGCTATTAGATATGACCATACTTTCTTGTGGAAGAAAGGCCGAAGGTAGTAGCGTAGCCATTGAAGGAGGCCGATCGAAGAGCAGTAACGACGGAATCCTCAGCGTCGGCAGAAGCTCGAAAGGAATCGAAAGGAGACGGATCTCCATGAGCAAGAGGAATTACAGTACGGTTATCAATGGGGTTCACATTTCCATTAAGCATGCTTAAAGCTCCTCTAACCGTCAACggctttttgtttttcttccttGATTGTAACTCTGTATTTTCCTCAAGGGTGTTGAATTTCCATAGCTTGTTAATGCTTTGATTGTCTTCCATGGCGGTTTCTGTTAGCATATTGTGTTTTTTGCTTATTGGTTGTTGATTACGAATTACCTGATTGCTTCACACTTAGAACACCACAAAGCAAAAGACCAATGCCGAAAATAAGCAATTATTTGACCTAATTGGAAACACTCCTCTTACTCCAGcttgttattgaatattgacATCCGTATTTATTCTTAGTCACTGTCactaacaaacaaacaaacaaaattaaaaagcaaagaGGAGTAAGAGCActctcataaaaaaaaaaattcagcaCCAATCTCACTTTTTCTTTATATCTCATAAAATTTTATGTgaaaatatttactaatttaatttatctcattaatgagataaaaaaaaaaaaaatttcactacTTTTTTCCTCctactttttttatattatccCTTTATTTACTCTTTTTgtttgtattttaaaatttattttggatgGTGGAGTTCTTGTGTGGAAGTCCAAAAAATTTTTAGTTAAGTAGAATTTTTTAGAaacatttgtaattttttttcggTTTTTATTAATTGGAGTAAAAACCTCACAAAGAAATTTCTACTCAAACAAAATTTCTATGCCAATAGAAGTGGTCTAAGCAGCAAACACTCCATTAATTTCTCTATTTGTCCGTGACACTTTAAGGGTGTGTGTTTGACAAGAGGGAATTGAGGTTAGGAATTGAGATTTTGGGGTGAAATTATAAAATTCTCTTGTTTGTTCAAGGGGAATGGAAATTAGGTAATGTTGAGACTTGGATATGAGTTGAGACTTGAGAATAGAAAATCCCACAAAAAAAGTTTTGGAGGGAGGGAGGTATTTAGGGTTGAGACtagaaaatttataaaatgacATTTTTGCTCTTAATGAAAGTAAAGAAAAGTAAAAGTTATAAGGACAATTTTGTAactataatcaatttttatctAATTCTTTATCTGTTTTTATCATTTGTCAAACAAGTACATGAGACATTCATTTTTAAAGTCTCAATCCAAATCTCATCACAAAATCTCATCCTAATTCTAAATTATAGTCTTATAATTTCTATTCCCACCGACCAAACACCCTTTAATTACCACAATTTATTTTGCACGTAAATTAAGAATAGAATGATCATGGAGTAATTAATCATGTCCCATCTGTAGAAAAAGACCACTAAAATTGGCATTGATTATGACAAAAGGCTATTCTTATACAACTTGGACATATGATTTGTCATAGAAtaattatcgtgaataatataattttttaattttttaataataatattaattattaattaatcattaataatACGAATTTAAAGATTGTTATCCATGAGTCAGTTGAGCaaatttaagaaataataatttaactaaaaaacCTATTGTTTCCCACCCGAGTCTCAGCCCCAGCCCCAAACCACCATCACACAACCACCCAACACATATCACCTCACAACCACACTTCAAACCACCACCACACAACCACACACATCAAAC
This genomic interval carries:
- the LOC130821414 gene encoding probable aminotransferase TAT2 gives rise to the protein MLTETAMEDNQSINKLWKFNTLEENTELQSRKKNKKPLTVRGALSMLNGNVNPIDNRTVIPLAHGDPSPFDSFRASADAEDSVVTALRSASFNGYATTFGLSSTRKAVANYVSKDVPYKVSADDVYLTSGCKHAIQAAISAIAFIPNSNILLPKPTFALYDAIADFYGLQVRHYNLLQERNWEIDIGSVQDLADDNTVAVVVINPGNPTGSVYSYQHLQNVAKAARKLGLLVIADEVYEHIVFGRNPFVRMAVFASLVPVLTLSSLSKRWIVPGWRIGWLVTTDPNGVLQKSQFIERIKAFLIISSEPSTFIQAAVPEIIEKVDKEFFSKCINVLQQDADMVFDKLADIPYITCPYKPEGSMFLMVKLNISMLDGIQDDTDFCMKLANQEKVIILPGSTVGMENWLRITFAIEPPVLEEGLERVKVFCQRNAKA